A single genomic interval of Cupriavidus necator harbors:
- a CDS encoding DUF2894 domain-containing protein has translation MASLDVATDIRAQLDAWQASGADQADPVRFRLMEALARRAAAHSGAVRGLLDERLRGLAAAYAAIVQRHTGQDSDGADGAAPSAPTAGPTASALGALVHDITARARPAIAIASNDARSPTPVPATAPQSDAPLVDALADYFRETWARVSVEQHFRLSLERVPENAGPLNTDHLVHRSLSLMRETSPEYLRHFLSYVEGMSWLEQLGAAAAAEKEAARAAAAKKSVRGKARK, from the coding sequence ATGGCTAGCCTCGACGTGGCAACCGATATCCGCGCGCAACTGGACGCCTGGCAGGCCAGCGGCGCCGATCAGGCCGATCCCGTGCGCTTCCGCCTGATGGAAGCACTGGCCCGCCGCGCCGCCGCACACAGTGGCGCGGTGCGGGGCTTGCTGGATGAGCGCCTGCGTGGCCTGGCCGCCGCGTATGCAGCCATCGTGCAGCGGCACACAGGCCAGGATAGCGATGGTGCCGATGGTGCCGCGCCGTCCGCGCCAACAGCCGGCCCGACAGCCAGCGCGCTTGGCGCACTCGTGCACGACATCACCGCACGCGCCAGGCCCGCCATCGCGATCGCCTCGAACGATGCACGATCGCCCACGCCGGTGCCGGCAACCGCACCCCAGTCCGACGCGCCGCTGGTCGACGCCCTGGCCGACTACTTCCGCGAGACCTGGGCCAGGGTCAGCGTCGAGCAGCACTTCCGCCTGTCGCTGGAACGCGTGCCGGAGAATGCCGGGCCGCTCAATACCGACCATCTCGTGCATCGTTCGCTGTCCCTGATGCGCGAGACGTCGCCGGAATACCTGCGGCATTTCCTGTCCTATGTCGAGGGCATGTCCTGGCTGGAGCAGTTGGGCGCGGCGGCAGCGGCCGAAAAAGAAGCGGCGCGCGCCGCCGCGGCCAAGAAGAG